One window of Methanobacterium alkalithermotolerans genomic DNA carries:
- a CDS encoding sulfide-dependent adenosine diphosphate thiazole synthase, with translation MKLDDITISKAIVEEFMNDFIDYMDIDVAIGGGGPAGITAGYYLAKAGLKVALFERKLSVGGGMWGGGMMFNKIVVQDEGKRILDEFGIKSHNYEDNYHVSDSVETVSTLCSKACQAGLKVFNLMSIEDVMIRGDNVEGLVLNWSSVEMGGLHVDPLTIRSKAVIDATGHPCEIVKVVQDKMGAKLNTETGKIMGEKPMWADVGEPSILENTKEVYPGLYVTGMSCNAVYGAPRMGPIFGGMLLSGEKIAHMLIEKLK, from the coding sequence ATGAAATTAGATGATATAACCATATCCAAAGCTATTGTAGAAGAATTCATGAATGATTTCATTGATTATATGGATATAGATGTAGCCATAGGCGGAGGAGGTCCTGCCGGAATTACAGCAGGTTATTATTTAGCCAAAGCCGGACTAAAAGTTGCTTTATTTGAAAGAAAGCTCTCCGTAGGTGGTGGAATGTGGGGGGGAGGAATGATGTTCAATAAGATAGTAGTCCAGGATGAAGGAAAACGAATACTGGATGAATTTGGCATTAAATCCCATAACTATGAAGATAATTATCATGTTTCAGATTCTGTAGAAACAGTATCCACCCTTTGTTCTAAAGCCTGCCAGGCGGGACTTAAAGTTTTTAATTTGATGAGTATCGAAGATGTGATGATACGTGGGGATAATGTAGAAGGGCTGGTTTTAAACTGGAGTTCTGTTGAAATGGGAGGATTACATGTGGATCCCCTTACCATTCGTTCCAAAGCAGTAATAGATGCTACCGGCCACCCTTGTGAGATAGTTAAAGTGGTACAGGATAAAATGGGTGCTAAATTAAATACCGAAACCGGAAAGATAATGGGTGAAAAACCTATGTGGGCCGATGTAGGGGAGCCATCCATATTAGAGAATACGAAAGAAGTTTACCCGGGATTGTATGTAACTGGAATGTCATGTAATGCAGTTTACGGTGCTCCCCGGATGGGACCAATATTTGGAGGCATGCTCCTTTCAGGAGAGAAAATTGCCCATATGTTGATTGAAAAACTTAAATAG
- a CDS encoding ribonuclease P protein component 4: MSRGRRPKWMIELGKERIDILFNLAEKEFSQHPERSHRYVKLARNISTKYNIKMSLEWRRRFCKSCYKFLKPGQNSVIRLSNGEIHFKCLECGKLMRLPYINEKKQKRRNKIESYLVKKRVNE, encoded by the coding sequence TTGAGTAGAGGAAGAAGGCCAAAATGGATGATTGAATTAGGTAAAGAACGAATAGACATCCTCTTTAATTTGGCAGAAAAAGAATTCTCCCAGCATCCAGAAAGATCGCATCGTTATGTTAAACTGGCCCGGAATATATCAACGAAATATAATATTAAAATGTCACTGGAGTGGCGGCGTAGATTTTGTAAAAGTTGTTATAAATTCCTTAAACCAGGGCAAAATAGTGTAATAAGACTTTCTAATGGTGAAATACATTTCAAATGTTTAGAATGTGGAAAACTGATGCGATTGCCATATATAAATGAGAAAAAGCAAAAAAGGAGAAATAAGATTGAGTCTTACCTTGTCAAAAAAAGAGTTAATGAATAG
- a CDS encoding YhbY family RNA-binding protein: MRKSKKGEIRLSLTLSKKELMNRSLSALTINIGKAGINDNVIEEIKRQLKAKEMVKLKFAKNISSEKENYITQIVEKSNSKLIDLRGNVAVIFKKKR, from the coding sequence ATGAGAAAAAGCAAAAAAGGAGAAATAAGATTGAGTCTTACCTTGTCAAAAAAAGAGTTAATGAATAGATCCCTTTCAGCCCTGACCATTAATATTGGAAAGGCAGGGATAAATGATAATGTTATAGAAGAAATCAAAAGACAGCTTAAGGCCAAAGAAATGGTAAAGCTGAAATTTGCTAAAAACATATCTTCAGAAAAAGAAAATTATATTACCCAAATAGTGGAAAAATCAAATTCCAAGCTCATAGATTTAAGAGGAAACGTTGCGGTAATATTTAAGAAAAAACGTTAA
- a CDS encoding adenylate kinase family protein: MKGNSQQKVVFITGTPGVGKSTVSSLLQKKLSAYLISINELAREKGLFQGEEPDKGYKIVDLPALCKELTSKISNKEGMILVDGHLSHYCPRTDLVIVLRLDPDFLEQRLKKRGYSPLKIHENLEAEALGVCLIESYELHPDKVQEIDSTKLSLEEVTDEIIKIINKEIYYPPGKVDYLHWMVKK; encoded by the coding sequence ATGAAAGGCAACAGTCAGCAAAAAGTAGTTTTTATTACTGGAACACCAGGTGTAGGTAAAAGTACAGTTTCGTCTTTACTACAAAAAAAATTATCTGCTTATTTAATCAGTATTAATGAACTTGCTAGAGAAAAAGGATTATTTCAGGGCGAAGAACCAGATAAAGGATATAAAATAGTAGACTTACCTGCTTTATGTAAGGAATTAACTTCTAAAATATCCAATAAAGAAGGCATGATACTGGTAGATGGCCATTTAAGTCATTATTGTCCAAGAACTGATCTGGTAATTGTATTAAGATTGGATCCTGATTTTTTAGAACAAAGACTGAAAAAAAGAGGATATAGCCCCTTAAAAATTCATGAAAATCTGGAAGCCGAAGCCCTGGGTGTTTGTTTAATAGAATCATATGAACTGCATCCAGATAAGGTTCAAGAGATTGATAGCACAAAATTATCTTTAGAAGAAGTAACAGATGAAATAATTAAAATCATCAATAAGGAGATATATTATCCTCCCGGTAAAGTGGACTATCTGCACTGGATGGTAAAAAAATAA
- a CDS encoding 30S ribosomal protein S19e, protein MSTVYDVPADLLINQVAKELSQEKKVNPPEWANFVKTGVHKERRPENNDWWYVRSAAILRRVYIDGPVGVNSLRTQYGGKKDLGSSPEKFRRGSGAIIRGALHQLEDAGFVEKVEGGRVVTSKGRSFLDKTSVLVKKEVPELAKY, encoded by the coding sequence ATGAGTACAGTTTATGATGTGCCTGCAGATTTACTTATAAATCAAGTTGCAAAAGAATTAAGCCAAGAAAAAAAAGTTAACCCCCCTGAATGGGCTAACTTTGTAAAAACAGGTGTGCACAAAGAACGTCGGCCAGAAAACAATGACTGGTGGTATGTTAGAAGTGCTGCTATCCTTAGAAGAGTTTATATAGATGGACCCGTAGGTGTAAACAGCCTGAGAACCCAGTATGGTGGTAAAAAAGATTTAGGTTCCAGCCCTGAAAAGTTTAGAAGGGGAAGTGGAGCCATAATTCGAGGGGCTCTACACCAGTTAGAAGATGCTGGATTCGTTGAAAAAGTGGAAGGCGGTAGAGTAGTCACTTCTAAAGGCAGGTCTTTTTTGGATAAAACATCAGTCCTGGTAAAAAAAGAAGTTCCTGAACTGGCTAAATATTAA